The following proteins are encoded in a genomic region of Alphaproteobacteria bacterium:
- a CDS encoding tetratricopeptide repeat protein, translating to MTDKLAAAEALFEAGQLMEAQAAFWAQLRANPRQPKAWSRLGQIALKLGQPAQAFDFFGNGYDFSPEDFDIRLGLGRSLAALGRDGEAIAHFRKAALIDPNSKQAHYGLALAMTAINDVDGAIMAWRNYLSIDENDPAAMTALAELLMRKLRFDEAENLLHFAALLDPENPLPLVMQGNVKLAHHDQAAAQALYLKALDVAPGHAPALFNLGNLAMAADDFEMAAGLFAMAHQQAPQDARLANNLAIALKEQGRLDLAEDALRQAIASQPDFAEARWNLATIHFLQGRWKEGFEEAEWRWDMSNFTTPRRDFGCPAWDGKPLPHGGTLLVHAEQGLGDGFQFVRYIPKLASLAGEIVLEADPKQASLFARSFPSVTIVEQGQPLPRSSAHVALMSLPHFLGAPLESGPYLTPDPTRVANWKKRLAGLGQGPWVGMAWQGNPGYHADRRRSPGLAPLLPLLDVPGIRLASLQSGIGREQLHKLSEGPIDFGNEEDPDVGTGFDGTAALVAALDLIVASDSAIAHLAGALGKPLWLLLPFIPDWRWLMEGSGSPWYPSVTLFRQPKAGDWATPVSAIAERLRSLDV from the coding sequence ATGGAGGCCCAGGCGGCCTTTTGGGCGCAACTGCGCGCCAATCCCCGCCAGCCCAAGGCTTGGTCTCGCCTGGGCCAGATCGCTCTCAAGCTGGGACAGCCCGCTCAGGCCTTCGATTTCTTCGGCAACGGCTACGATTTCTCGCCCGAAGATTTCGATATCCGCCTGGGGCTGGGCCGCTCGCTGGCGGCGCTGGGACGAGATGGCGAGGCGATCGCGCATTTCAGAAAAGCGGCCCTGATCGATCCCAATTCCAAGCAGGCTCATTATGGACTGGCCCTGGCCATGACCGCCATCAACGACGTCGATGGAGCGATCATGGCTTGGCGCAACTACCTGTCCATCGACGAAAACGACCCCGCGGCCATGACCGCATTGGCCGAGTTGCTGATGCGCAAGCTGCGCTTCGACGAAGCCGAGAATCTGCTGCATTTCGCCGCTCTGCTCGATCCCGAGAATCCCTTGCCGCTGGTCATGCAGGGCAATGTGAAACTGGCCCATCACGATCAGGCGGCGGCTCAGGCCCTATACCTCAAGGCGCTCGACGTCGCCCCCGGCCACGCGCCCGCCCTGTTCAATCTGGGCAATCTGGCGATGGCCGCCGACGATTTCGAAATGGCGGCCGGTCTGTTCGCCATGGCGCACCAGCAAGCGCCGCAAGATGCGCGTCTGGCCAACAATCTGGCCATCGCGCTCAAGGAACAGGGACGGCTTGACCTTGCCGAAGACGCTCTGCGCCAAGCGATCGCAAGCCAACCCGATTTTGCCGAAGCGCGCTGGAATCTGGCGACCATCCATTTCCTGCAGGGCCGATGGAAGGAAGGATTCGAGGAAGCGGAATGGCGCTGGGACATGTCCAATTTCACGACGCCAAGGCGCGATTTCGGCTGTCCGGCCTGGGATGGGAAGCCCCTGCCCCATGGCGGCACGTTGCTGGTCCATGCCGAGCAGGGATTGGGCGATGGCTTCCAGTTCGTGCGCTACATTCCCAAATTGGCTTCGCTGGCGGGAGAAATCGTGTTGGAAGCCGACCCCAAGCAGGCCAGCCTGTTCGCCCGTTCTTTTCCCTCGGTCACCATCGTCGAGCAGGGTCAGCCGCTGCCCCGGTCCAGCGCCCATGTCGCCTTGATGTCTTTGCCGCACTTCCTGGGCGCGCCCCTGGAATCCGGCCCCTATCTGACGCCGGACCCGACCCGCGTCGCCAACTGGAAGAAAAGGCTGGCGGGACTGGGGCAAGGTCCCTGGGTGGGAATGGCCTGGCAAGGAAATCCCGGCTATCACGCCGACCGCAGACGCTCGCCCGGGCTGGCCCCCTTGCTGCCCCTGCTCGACGTTCCGGGCATTCGGCTCGCCTCGCTGCAAAGCGGCATCGGGCGCGAGCAGCTTCATAAGCTAAGCGAAGGGCCGATCGATTTCGGCAATGAGGAAGACCCGGATGTCGGAACCGGTTTCGATGGAACGGCGGCCCTTGTCGCGGCGCTGGACCTGATCGTGGCGTCGGACAGCGCCATCGCTCACCTGGCCGGGGCGCTTGGCAAACCCTTATGGCTGCTCTTGCCCTTCATTCCCGACTGGCGCTGGCTGATGGAAGGAAGCGGCTCGCCATGGTACCCTTCGGTCACGTTGTTCCGCCAGCCCAAGGCTGGCGACTGGGCAACTCCCGTGTCCGCCATCGCCGAACGACTAAGGAGTCTCGATGTCTGA